aataaatatattatacaatataatatataactatAAGGTTACCTAAATCCTTCGACCTATTGTCCAAAAGTTTGTCCCACTCCCACTACTTCCAACTGATAAAACAACAGATTTAATTTTGATTGAACTAAAACTAGTTACATTTAGATGAATCCTTAATCAACCTATGGTTTATAACTTGTCAAGTACATTTTAAAATGTGTGAAACTGAAACCAGTGAAATCATATGGGAAAGAAGAGTAGAGCATGTTTGAACTGTGGCAAAAGGTTATGTGGCTGGTTCCTATTGTGGCTAGTTTGGGAGGTTGTTATGTGTATTTTATAGAATATTTTTGGCTTAGGTATCCTTCTCATAAGCATCGGTTTGTCGTTGTTAACACTTGGGTTTTTGGTACAACTCAGCCTGTTACAAAGTTATGACTTAGTTGTTGGATGGTGTGTCTTGTATTGGTTTATTGAGTTTGACTCTTGGGTAAGGTCCTCCAGCATGATGACAAAGACCTTATTTAGTTGTTGGATGCATGTCCTTGTTTGAGGGTGTGACCTCTCTCTAGTGGGGTGATATAACTGTATTTGTTGGGTTTCTTTATCTTTGTCTGGGATTTTATCTTGATCTGTAGTACAATATTTGTTGGATCCTCAGTTGGTAGGGTTCTAGGAAACTTATTTTTggggttttgtataagggttgaaacatctctgaagtgtctcattttattttatttattctttgctgataaaaaaaagaaaagaagagaagagtagagcatGTAGCTATTAACTTGGAACAATTCTATATGGTGTCCCATGCATACCAACGATAAATATGGTCTCCATACATGATAAAGAAATTGCATAACTATCATCAATGAGAAATTATTATCATATACTatgctttctctctctcttgtAAGTTAATCAGGACTTTTGGTGTTCGTTGTATATTCGAAACCATCGAAGTTTTGGGTTCCGTTCTCTCCATTGTTGAAGGAACCTATAATTGGAACACTGCCGTTGTAAGTATTGCCAATATTTGCAGAGTCCAAAGTTTGTAAGTTTGAGCTCTCGTTGTTTAAGGAACCAACAATTTCAGAAGCCGAAATCTTTGCCTGCTTGAGAACTTGTGAGCCCAAGCCGCGGTTGTTACAGGAATATTTACTTGTAGTACTCTTAACCTTCAAATTACTGCAATCTTGTTTCCCGCCGCGAGTGTTGTTAAATGACTCAAGAATTTCACCACAGTCAACAGAATTGGTAGTTTCGGATCTGTGATCCTCTTTGTTGTTTTCACGTTGGTTAGGGTTATTGGTTTCATTGATCACGCTGTTTGATTGTGTTGTCTCTTCATCCTTCCCACTCAAACTAGTTTCCAGAAAGTTGTTGGTTTCTCCACGATCAACATCGCTCTCTCTTCCCTTTCCCTTTCCCTTTCCCTTGCCGTTTAATTTCTCCATGGTTTTCAACAGCCAATTGGAAGTTGCAGTTAGAGAAAAAGTTAGAAGACGAACTGCGAATACAAGCAGCAAAAAGAGCACATAGATGAGCTCATAGATAACAGCAGATAGAGCTGTGCTAACGAAGGAAAACACAAATTCAGGAGAATTGACGGATGGCAAAGCTTCACGAGTTGGCTCCTTCAAGGAGACTTCTGCAAATAGAAATGAATAAAGTAGATAAATCACAAAGTTTTGCCAGTTTGAAGAACAATAAGGTGATCAAGGATTACTCTTCTTCCACTGAAGCAAATTTGAATGAAGTTGATGAACGGATTCCAGCAAGGAGAAGACTGAGATTATTCAATTTGTAAATATTAATGAGTCCATTCATGTAAAAGAAGAGTATATATACCTGCATATTCCATGGACATGTTTTTGGGCCTGGTTGTTGAAGCTTCAAGTTCGGAATTTGGTGCCTACAACATAagattaataaataaaacaaccCTCTGCGAATATAGCAATTTTAATTCATGAAACGGGAAACAATTAAGAGAGAGATAGGGAAATAGAACTGAAATCCCATAAACGAAGAAAAAGGGTTTAGTTCAGCCATCTACAACGAAAAGAAAAACCCTAATGCACCTATAAGTCGATAACAAGACGAGGGAAAATAGGTCCCAGTTCCGAAAAAGTTAGATCTACCCTCTGAACAAGCCAAAGACATCAAAATAGGGTTGCAATGAAACCTCTACGCTTTATTTGGAGAACCAAAACTAAACATCTAAGGCCCAAAACAAGTTTGAGGTTCTTGTGTGCTGAGGTTGCTCTAGTGTGTTGGTTGGTTGTGGATCTTCCAATCACCAACTCATAGCAGATCTGTAGGCATAGGTTTGGCTTTTTGTTAGGCTACCTCTTGGTTGGTTGGGTTTAGGCTCTCATGCCCTTTGATGGGTTGCCTGGCTGGTTCCTCTTTGCTAGTTTACAGGTATAAAGGTTTAGTACGAAGGGTTGGGTCTAGCCTTTAGAGGATGTAGTCTTGAAattttgtataaggattgggATAACTATTTCATTTATGGGTAGATTGAGGTTATAGAAAGAGAGACAAAAGTAAAGAAGTAACTATAAGAGATGTAATAACAAGTAATAGTGATATGATGATGAAAAAGAAAGAGGAACGTACAGCAGGAAAAAGTTCTATGCAAGCTTGAGAACTCATACCTTAACTGAAGAATTCTGCTTCATGTTTTCTTCTGCCATCAAACTATGCCGAAGGCGTCACTCCTTTCTATTTCTAATAAGGAATGGAGAAAGAGAGATAGTGTGTGGACAAGAATATGAGAGgaacataaaatatatagaaTTGGAGTTGTAGGGTaagaatagaagaaaaaaaaagttatcataTTTTTAGTTAACATGTATTAAGCATTGTCGTCATTAAAGCTAAAATTTTCAACTTTTACcagaatttttttatcaataaacaaggaggtataatatatataaaactcACCAGATTTTTGATTCTAGAAATTGAGATACACAATTACtgacatatataaaaaaatgtcttGTGGCATAATAATTGAACACCTTTAATttaatgctgataaaaaaagtaACTGAACACATGCATTAATTTTTACGTTAGATTTAGTTCCTTTTCACTGTTCTATTATCGTAcgctaaaaaaaaatattaaataaaaaataattttaaagataaaaagtaattagttaTTAGTATTGGAGttattatattttctatatataGATGTATATAGAAAGTGTATCAATGTATAATATACGtggtaaaagtaaaacaatAGTTTGGTGTAATTGTTGATAGATAAGCATAATACATGGAGTATTGAATTTTATGGAACATATCTCTCCAATATTATTGTATATAAACACTAGGCATGCGATGAATGAATatacaaaaacattttttccaTAAAATTTGACATGGTATTagaacacttttttttatcgacaatagAACACTTTTTAGTGACTTTACAAAATTTTCTTTCGCCCTTTTTTTTCCTTGACAATCATGTCTACTGAGAACTCCACAGATGTAGTTACAGATACATCAAATTCATACTACGTACATCATTGATATCAACCCAAACACCTACTTGTCCCAGAGAAATTGAATGACTCAAACAATCTAACTTGGAGTAAATCAATGACTCGTGCAATTTTTCAGATACAGAAAGTCATTGCCACAATTACTCAAGGTACTAAGGTACGATGTATGTTTCATCATATTACATAAAAATCAAGAGCCTTTGGGACAAGTTAGACACATATTGCTCATACTCGTCGTGTAATCAAATGAAAGCACACAATGATGAGAAGAAAGAAGATTGTTTAATGCAATTTCTTATGGGTCTCAATGACACATATATAGGTATCTGATCTAATATTTTGATTATGTCTCCCTTGCCTAACATTAAACATacatattcattaattatacaGGAAGAGACACAAAAACAATTGTCGATGATTAATTTGTGTAACCATGATGTTTACGCAAATGTAGTAGGTTTTCTCATGAACTTTAATACTTCAGTCAATTTTGTCTTCAcaaaaccatggattttggacaGTGGAACAACTGATCATATTGTTTCAAATcaagaattatttattaattcaaCTCCATTACCAGTTTTTTGGTAAACCTTCCTATAGGCTCAACAACCCCAATCACATCCAAAGGGACCATCCAATTTAATAGGGATATCAAATTAGAGCATGTTTTATGTGTCCCGTCTTTTCATTTAAATCTTATTTCAGCAAGTAAACTCACTAAAGCTCTAAATTGTTGTATTGTCTTACTTCCAAATGGTTGTATCCTGCAGGATCTGGCAACGGGGAGGATAATTGGCTTGAGCGAACAACAAGGTGGTCTTTATTAcatgaaaactttaaaaaattgtttaccCTTTTAATTTTTTCAGCAACACATATCTCTGGCATATGAGATTTGGTCATCAGTCTTCATCCTGTTTAAAACTGTcatctttattattttctttcaataTGTCTACTCACAATTATTGCAATATATGTCTCATTGCTAAACAAACAATACTGCCTTTTACTTCTAGTGCAATAAATACACAACGTCCATTTGATTTTTACATTATGATATTTGGGATCCTCATAAACCACCTACTTATTCAAGTGCACGATTTTTTTTAACCATCGTCGATGATTTCACTAGATGCActggagtttttttttatagaacaCAAATCATTAACTATAATCTTTAATCACATTTGCATATACACAATTTCACATCCATGTTAAAGTCATTCAAACAGATAATGGTACAAAATTTCTTTCCATGCATCAATTTTTTCTTGATCACGACATTAAATGCCAACACACATGTGCCTATACTCCCAACAAAACAGAGTGGTTGAGCGCAAATACCGTCATATCCTCAAAGTTGCACGATCTTTTCTTTATCATTCTAATTTGCCTTTTTTTTTTGCGAGATTGTGTTTTAATCGCAGTTTACCTCAATAACCGCTTACCTTCCCCCATTTTACCAGATAAAACACCCTTTCAGTTATTATACAACCAAGTCCCATGTGTTACACATTTACCTATTTTCGACAGCCTATGTCATGCAATAATGAATCATCCCAAACAAAAATTTGATCCCCGCGCTCGACGGTGTGTTTATTGGATATCCACCTAATCATAAAGGCTACAAATTATATGATCTAACACTGTTTTTGTCAATAGGGATGTGGTTTTTCACGAAactatttttccttttcatgAAACAACATCACCCTCACACTCTTTTGTCCTACCAAATTTGGTCCTTGACTTAGACCATTAAAACTCTACATTTCCTACCACACTACCGAACTCACAATCGGCTTGACCAACTTCACCCGTTGAGCCCATTACCGAACCCATATCCATTGAGCCTATTCTTGAACCTTTGACCATTAAATATTTTGCATCTAATTCATCCCCTGATATTTCTACACAACCACTTCGACATTCTACAAGTCACAAGCATCCTCCTGCATGGCATAAAGATTACTTGTTGCCACCTCTTGCCAATCATTCTACTCCTAGCCAAGGTTCTCTCTCAGGTACACGATATCCACTTtctcattttatttcttattccGACTTATCTTATGCTCACTGCACGTTTTTAGCTAACATTTCTAAACATAGAGAGTCTTCATCATATGATCAAGCCATTCTTTCTCCCCAATAAAAGGAAGCCATTGGAATCTGAATTATCTGCATTGACAAAAAACAACACCTGAAGCATTGTTTCATTACTAGTTGGCCACAAACCCATAAGATGTCGATGGGTTTATAGAATAAAATACAGGTTCAATGGAAGCATCGAACGATATAAGGCGCGCTTAGTCGCCAAAGGTTACACGCAAGAGGAGGGGAGTATTCTCCTGTGTATAGTAAGTTGTGGAGGTGCAAAGCCTTGCCTTCTGCTTTGCtcactgcttggagggtgttggagaatAGGATTGCCTCTAGGGTTAACTTGGTAAGGCGTGGAGTGGCGGTAGAAAATCCTTTTTGTTGTTTGTGTGGGGAGGAGGAGGAGTCGTCTTGTCACTTGTTTTTTGTTTGCAGGTTTGCTTGGCGTGTTTGGTGTCTGTGTTTTAAGTGGCTTGGTGTGTCGTCTGTAATTCACAAGGACCCTAAGTCAATTTTTTCACAATTCAGGATGAGTCAGGCTTCTGTTTCGGTTAACGAAGTTTGGGGTACAATTTGGGTTGGCATTGTGAGCGAAATCTGGAAACATAGGAACTTGGTCATCTTCAATAGAGGTGTGGCAGATGTGTCTGAAGTGTTCGCTTCGGTGCAAGTAAAGGTATGGTCTTGGATTTATGCAAAGTCTCGTTCTGCTTATTTCCCTTATTCTAATTGGGTTTTAAATCCTTTGGCTTGTATGAGGTTGATTCATTAACATTGGTTAGTGTTGGTATGGTTATCCCTTTGCTAATTTGGTAGGCATTCTAATAGGAGACTGATGTCAAGTatttctgtataagggttggaccacccctgaagtggtccctatttctttatttattttattgctgataaaaaaaaaggaagaggtGAGAAAAAGTCAAATCGTTGAccctaaaacaaaaatatataagtctaatatattttaatcaatttttataacaattttagttttaaaaaattggaAACCCATCTATGGTAAACGATTGATTCGGCTAGTACACTTCAAACCGCTAATTGactacttaaaaaatatatactttttaaaaataattttcattttgctctaataaatttaaacaatttgttttactttttaaaattgtactaAAGAACCAATTTATTCTTCAAGGTTACATGcatacatattttatattttaaaataattaagtttaAGATAATTGTACGTGTATAGGGTTTATATAGTATCTACTACCGGCTTGAACAATTGTCTCTCATTTCTCAGTTGCTTATTCTTCGCCCTCTTTCTTGTGTTCGTTCTCTGGGATTCGGTCGCTCCTCCCTCTCATTCCTATTCGTACTTGTTATCTAGTACTCGATCAGGAGTAAACTTGCAAAAGGTTCTCCGATGATCAAATAAGTCCTCTGTATAAAAGTGaatgatatattgataaaaaacgTATCTTGATAAAATATCATTACCTGATGTATCGTATATTTACCAGATTTATAGCATATTAcctgatttatcattttttttatcagcaataaaaataaataaataaataggaaccacttcaggggtggtccaacccttatacaaaaataCCTGACACCAATCTCCTATTAGAACACCTACCAAATTAGCAAAGGGATAACCATACCAACACTAACCAACATTAATGAATCAACCTCATACAAGCCAGAGGATTTAAAACCCAACTAGAATAAGGAAAATAAGCAAAATGAGACTTTGCATAAAATCCAAGACCATACATTTACTTGCACCGAAGCGAACACTTCAGACACATCTGCCACACCTCTATTGAAGATGACCGAGTTCCTATGTTTCCAGATTTCGCTCACTATGCCAACCCAAATAGTACCCCAAACTTCGTTAACCGAAACAGAAGTCTGACTCATCCTGAATTGTGAAAAAATTGACTTAGGGTCCTTGTGAATTACAGACGACACACCAAGCCACTTAAAACACAGACACCAAACACGCCAAGCAAACCTGCAAACAAAAAACAAGTGACAAGACGACTCCTCCTCCTCCCCACACAAACAACAAAAAGGATTTTCTACCGCCACTCCACGCCTTACCAAGTTAACCCTAGAGGCAATCCTattctccaacaccctccaagcagtgaGCAAAGCAGAAGGCAAGGCTTTGCACCTCCACAACTTACTATACACAGGAGAATACTCCCCTCCTCTTGCGTGTAACCTTTGGCGACTAAGCGCGCCTTATATCGTTCGATGCTTCCATTGAACCTGTATTTTATTCTATAAACCCATCGACATCTTATGGGTTTGTGGCCAACTAGTAATGAAACAATGCTTCAGGTGTTGTTTTTTGTCAATGCAGATAATTCAGATTCCAATGGCTTCCTTTTATTGGGGAGAAAGAATGGCTTGATCATATGATGAAGACTCTCTATGTTTAGAAATGTTAGCTAAAAACGTGCAGTGAGCATAAGATAAGTCggaataagaaataaaatgagaAAGTGGATATCGTGTACCTGAGAGAGAACCTTGGCTAGGAGTAGAATGATTGGCAAGAGGTGGCAACAAGTAATCTTTATGCCATGCAGGAGGATGCTTGTGACTTGTAGAATGTCGAAGTGGTTGTGTAGAAATATCAGGGGATGAATTAGATGCAAAATATTTAATGGTCAAAGGTTCAAGAATAGGCTCAATGGATATGGGTTCGGTAATGGGCTCAACGGGTGAAGTTGGTCAAGCCGATTGTGAGTTCGGTAGTGTGGTAGGAAATGTAGAGTTTTAATGGTCTAAGTCAAGGACCAAATTTGGTAGGACAAAAGAGTGTGAGGGTGATGTTGTTTcatgaaaaggaaaaatagtTTCGTGAAAAACCACATCCCTATTGACAAAAACAGTGTTAGATCATATAATTTGTAGCCTTTATGATTAGGTGGATATCCAATAAACACACCGTCGAGCGCGGGGATCAAATTTTTGTTTGGGATGATTCATTATTGCATGACATAGGCTGTCGAAAATAGGTAAATGTGTAACACATGGGACTTGGTTGTATAATAACTGAAAGGGTGTTTTATCTGGTAAAATGGGGGAAGGTAAGCGGTTATTGAGGTAAACTGCGATTAAAACACAATCTCGCAAAAAAAAAAGGCAAATTAGAATGATAAAGAAAAGATCGTGCAACTTTGAGGATATGACGGTATTTGCGCTCAACCACTCTGTTTTGTTGGGAGTATAGGCACATGTGTGTTGGCATTTAATGTCGTGATCAAGAAAAAATTGATGCATGGAAAGAAATTTTGTACCATTATCTGTTTGAATGACTTTAACATGGATGTGAAATTGTGTATATGCAAATGTGATTAAAGATTATAGTTAATGATTTGtgttctataaaaaaaaactccagTGCATCTAGTGAAATCATCGACGATGGTTAAAAAAAATCGTGCACTTGAATAAGTAGGTGGTTTATGAGGATCCCAAATATCATAATGTAAAAATCAAATGGACGTTGTGTATTTATTGCACTAGAAGTAAAAGGCAGTATTGTTTGTTTAGCAATGAGACATATATTGCAATAATTGTGAGTAGACAtattgaaagaaaataataaagatgACAGTTTTAAACAGGATGAAGACTGATGACCAAATCTCATATGCCAGAGATATGTGTTGCTGAAAAAATTAAAAGggtaaacaattttttaaagttttcatgTAATAAAGACCACCTTGTTGTTCGCTCAAGCCAATTATCCTCCCCGTTGCCAGATCCTGCAGGATACAACCATTTGGAAGTAAGACAATACAACAATTTAGAGCTTTAGTGAGTTTACTTGCTGAAATAAGATTTAAATGAAAAGACGGGACACATAAAACATGCTCTAATTTGATATCCCTATTAAATTGGATGGTCCCTTTGGATGTGATTGGGGTTGTTGAGCCTATAGGAAGGTTTACCAAAAAACTGGTAATGGAGttgaattaataaataattcttgATTTGAAACAATATGATCAGTTGTTCCACtgtccaaaatccatggttttgTGAAGACAAAATTGACTGAAGTATTAAAGTTCATGAGAAAACCTACTACATTTGCGTAAACATCATGGTTACACAAATTAATCATCGACAATTGTTTTTGTGTCTCTTCCtgtataattaatgaatatgtATGTTTAATGTTAGGCAAGGGAGACATAATCAAAATATTAGATCAGATACCTATATATGTGTCATTGAGACCCATAAGAAATTGCATTAAACAATCTTCTTTCTTCTCATCATTGTGTGCTTTCATTTGATTACACGACGAGTATGAGCAATATGTGTCTAACTTGTCCCAAAGGCTCTTGATTTTTATGTAATATGATGAAACATACATCGTACCTTAGTACCTTGAGTAATTGTGGCAATGACTTTCTGTATCTGAAAAATTGCACGAGTCATTGATTTACTCCAAGTTAGATTGTTTGAGTCATTCAATTTCTCTGGGACAAGTAGGTGTTTGGGTTGATATCAATGATGTACGTAGTATGAATTTGATGTATCTGTAACTACATCTGTGGAGTTCTCAGTAGACATGATTGTCAAGGAAAAAAAAGGGCGAAAGAAAATTTTGTAAAGTCACTAAAAAGTGTTctattgtcgataaaaaaaagtgttctAATACCATGTCAAATTTTAtggaaaaaatgtttttgtatATTCATTCATCGCATGCCTAGTGTTTATATACAATAATATTGGAGAGATATGTTCCATAAAATTCAATACTCCATGTATTATGCTTATCTATCAACAATTACACCAAACTattgttttacttttaccaCGTATATTATACATTGATACACTTTCTATATACATCtatatatagaaaatataataaCTCCAATACTAAtaactaattactttttatctttaaaattattttttatttaatatttttttttagcgTACGATAATAGAACAGTGAAAAGGAACTAAATCTAACGTAAAAATTAATGCATGTGTTCAGTtactttttttatcagcattaaATTAAAGGTGTTCAATTATTATGCCACaagacatttttttatatatgtcaGTAATTGTGTATCTCAATTTCTAGAATCAAAAATCTGGTgagttttatatatattatacctccttgtttattgataaaaaaattctgGTAAAAGTTGAAAATTTTAGCTTTAATGACGACAATGCTTAATACATGTTAACTAAAAAtatgataactttttttttcttctattcttACCCTACAACTCCAAttctatatattttatgttcCTCTCATATTCTTGTCCACACACTATCTCTCTTTCTCCATTCCTTATTAGAAATAGAAAGGAGTGACGCCTTCGGCATAGTTTGATGGCAGAAGAAAACATGAAGCAGAATTCTTCAGTTAAGGTATGAGTTCTCAAGCTTGCATAGAACTTTTTCCTGCTGTACGTTCCTCTTTCTTTTTCATCATCATATCACTATTACTTGTTATTACATCTCTTATAGTTACTTCTTTACTTTTGTCTCTCTTTCTATAACCTCAATCTACCCATAAATGAAATAGTTATcccaatccttatacaaaatTTCAAGACTACATCCTCTAAAGGCTAGACCCAACCCTTCGTACTAAACCTTTATACCTGTAAACTAGCAAAGAGGAACCAGCCAGGCAACCCATCAAAGGGCATGAGAGCCTAAACCCAACCAACCAAGAGGTAGCCTAACAAAAAGCCAAACCTATGCCTACAGATCTGCTATGAGTTGGTGATTGGAAGATCCACAACCAACCAACACACTAGAGCAACCTCAGCACACAAGAACCTCAAACTTGTTTTGGGCCTTAGATGTTTAGTTTTGGTTCTCCAAATAAAGCGTAGAGGTTTCATTGCAACCCTATTTTGATGTCTTTGGCTTGTTCAGAGGGTAGATCTAACTTTTTCGGAACTGGGACCTATTTTCCCTCGTCTTGTTATCGACTTATAGGTGCATTAGGGTTTTTCTTTTCGTTGTAGATGGCTGAACTAAACCCTTTTTCTTCGTTTATGGGATTTCAGTTCTATTTCCCTATCTCTCTCTTAATTGTTTCCCGTTTCATGAATTAAAATTGCTATATTCGCAGAGggttgttttatttattaatctTATGTTGTAGGCACCAAATTCCGAACTTGAAGCTTCAACAACCAGGCCCAAAAACATGTCCATGGAATATGCAGGTATATATACTCTTCTTTTACATGAATGGACTCATTAATATTTACAAATTGAATAATCTCAGTCTTCTCCTTGCTGGAATCCGTTCATCAACTTCATTCAAATTTGCTTCAGTGGAAGAAGAGTAATCCTTGATCACCTTATTGTTCTTCAAACTGGCAAAACTTTGTGATTTATCTACTTTATTCATTTCTATTTGCAGAAGTCTCCTTGAAGGAGCCAACTCGTGAAGCTTTGCCATCCGTCAATTCTCCTGAATTTGTGTTTTCCTTCGTTAGCACAGCTCTATCTGCTGTTATCTATGAGCTCATCTATGTGCTCTTTTTGCTGCTTGTATTCGCAGTTCGTCTTCTAACTTTTTCTCTAACTGCAACTTCCAATTGGCTGTTGAAAACCATGGAGAAATTAAACGGCAAGGGAAAGGGAAAGGGAAAGGGAAGAGAGAGCGATGTTGATCGTGGAGAAACCAACAACTTTCTGGAAACTAGTTTGAGTGGGAAGGATGAAGAGACAACACAATCAAACAGCGTGATCAATGAAACCAATAACCCTAACCAACGTGAAAACAACAAAGAGGATCACAGATCCGAAACTACCAATTCTGTTGACTGTGGTGAAATTCTTGAGTCATTTAACAACACTCGCGGCGGGAAACAAGATTGCAGTAATTTGAAGGTTAAGAGTACTACAAGTAAATATTCCTGTAACAACCGCGGCTTGGGCTCACAAGTTCTCAAGCAGGCAAAGATTTCGGCTTCTGAAATTGTTGGTTCCTTAAACAACGAGAGCTCAAACTTACAAACTTTGGACTCTGCAAATATTGGCAATACTTACAACGGCAGTGTTCCAATTATAGGTTCCTTCAACAATGGAGAGAACGGAACCCAAAACTTCGATGGTTTCGAATATACAACGAACACCAAAAGTCCTGATTAACTTacaaga
The sequence above is a segment of the Phaseolus vulgaris cultivar G19833 chromosome 2, P. vulgaris v2.0, whole genome shotgun sequence genome. Coding sequences within it:
- the LOC137811739 gene encoding uncharacterized protein: MAEENMKQNSSVKAPNSELEASTTRPKNMSMEYAEVSLKEPTREALPSVNSPEFVFSFVSTALSAVIYELIYVLFLLLVFAVRLLTFSLTATSNWLLKTMEKLNGKGKGKGKGRESDVDRGETNNFLETSLSGKDEETTQSNSVINETNNPNQRENNKEDHRSETTNSVDCGEILESFNNTRGGKQDCSNLKVKSTTSKYSCNNRGLGSQVLKQAKISASEIVGSLNNESSNLQTLDSANIGNTYNGSVPIIGSFNNGENGTQNFDGFEYTTNTKSPD